The window actaataataataataaataataataatatgaaaatttcaataataacattaatgatttcTTTGataaaaaaataagtttaataataattaatattagtgataGTTAAAATAGTGATTTTTAATGATACTATCTAATAACTATATCGAATCATATATATATTGGTATCAGATTTATATCTATAAATTgtgtatttaaataatattaataccatTGGTATTGATATTCATTTTGAAaataattataacaactatattttaatttataagtatatctaatatatatatatatatatatatatatatatatatatatatatatatatatattacatattattaattatgtaatgtttaatgaTTATCTAacgtatattgaatatttaatttataccttttaatatttatattattatataatatgtgtttgcatattaTTTTATACTATATATGTaagtatgaaaatattaataaggttatatatatatatatactcattttatgtttaattaaaatattcTGTTATGTTATAACAGAAATAGATATTataatttcaacacataatatttatactttatattttacaacatacatatattaataattaggtatagaaatcatatatatatatatatatatatatatatatatatatatatatatatatatatatatatatatatatatatatatatatatatatatatattcaagctatcatatataatattatgttttaaaattCCCAAATATATTAATTATAGATTAAACTCAGAATATATCAGTTAATGTTATTTTTTATACATAACTATTCACATTTAAACATGaacaacggttcgtgaatcgtcgggagtaatcgaagggcaaatgcattcatgtaaatagttcaaagtttttgagattcaaactcacagactttgcttatcgtgtcgagatcataataagattaagtttaaatttagtcggaaatttccgggtcatcacatgggtggagtatttgaccttgtcttggtcccggcaaccgcttatgctaaaaacggcttccgtttgctcaaaccatcgagtaaaagcaaccggtccttcggtctcatcaaaagtgtgaggtttgcaccccatgaaagctttgtaggagcatccctcatttgaattaccggctccattgttgttgttgtggttgttgttattgttgttggaagagtgaccggccatggccgcatctacggcggtggctatcatttgttggagagcttgttcaagagtttcattgcgtggaactcagcgaggaggcattgttccttcaagaatactgaatatcattgattagtaatctaaataatactaatcgtgacatggaataaagatagagagaaattttccttgacccgccttaaattctctatgtcataatatcggaacgtccatatgagtcaccgtaatataatcccagcaattatattaccctaattcatatgtgcattcgacattatttcatatagtcaaggtggcgtgtcaatcaaattaaacaacgtgatattaagatggaataagagttagatatgaattaaagagttcgagtataaacgcacaagtagtcaagtaatttctacttcaagtctatatgccggttgtagtctagactcactaatgtaccctatgacttggggttgacaccaatgaactctaaatccctacaaccaatgctctgctaCCATCTTTAGCGACGCGACAAAATCGTCGTTgacagcgccgtctacttaggtcacgtcacgtggtcataagtctttaaagcaTCGTTTGACCAAAaaaatgtcgcattcatttcaaatataTCGatgttcaagtttacaaaagtagttcaatgactagttatattacaatgtttaaagtacaaatgaaatctatgcgacacaatttaaaaaaaatcaaaagatgctccatgtatgcatgtatactcgacatccaatcaagtatcaaaaagtagagtgcggaagcatgtatcacttagcattcaaggacctgagaaaaacatatagaaaattgtcaacgaaaaacgttggtgaaatcataggtgtattagtaaacgtatgTATTTGAACCACATGATTTAGTATaaattgattatccaaatcgtttacattctaaagatgttgtttgtatcacgagcactcaattatcaaggcttaactgaaagTTACCTCTGAatctatagtgttagaacatacactataccgataaaattatatttcattcgctaacggtagcgaaccgtccgaatgagggttcgtcaaacacgtatggccacacaacataattactcgcttacaccctacaagtgtaactaatgataattgaattgaggatttttgttctaactcgtacgtggaatgtttgttttcgtacttgtgttcaatgtataaaagaataaatcgtttatgttttctcatcccaagtttaagtataaaagagtaaaagtgggactatgatctcaccttgagtgcacgaatataaatgtacttcacaagtaaccGTGTACAAGAaatgaatgctagtctcgacctaaacaattaggttgtatcaatatcggtaaacacggtcggtcaaagtgttcaattagtcctatagctcgttacgactcgattaatatagcatgtgagtcaagttgtcaagtttcatgcaagaatcaagtatacaagaagactaGAATGGTTTAAATAAAGCATCGGTTACGttagaataaaagtcaactttggtcaagtcaaagtcaacgaaaaagtcaacacgttcgggtcgggcctcgaactatttttctgagctaattattcatatataagcatgttagaacaagttacatgttaatcggaggtgcgtagcatagttagaattttttgTAAAATGGTAAAGTTGATCAGTCCCTGAACGTGGCCATTGCCGCGCCACGACACAGGAGGGCCGCGCCGCAACACAATGCGtgagctggtacctgggctgtttcaatttgttcaagtctcatccaaacttcaatttatcataactgatgaaccgtaaacacctaaaacgcataccatacatcgttggaaaggtaatttaacgaggaatacaactaaacacatttcatccagcaaattcatcatttataaaaattgaaaTCCAATCGAATGCTCATTTAATGaacatcataaatgcttcaagttcataaatgcatattAATGATTCGGGAAAtttaatgcacacatataatacgccgttttgtaggtaatcacgCATACAATTCAACTAACACTttccaacaacatttcatagcattcaatgcatcaaaagttcataattaagcctatcaaaccctaaccaaaatcacaaaatcattaatcatgttagtgaagttttcttaatcaacctacacataaaattgaagctagtgatgctagtaacacatttaatatatgcacttttaacatctaacaacatttaagcaaccaaatcccaAGATAAAAAAAACCACatttcaagttcaagctagttacttaaaataacaagattgagcatataaatcacatattcatgttagacttgagccatagacactaattaacacttttataagttaaaaacatcaagaacaaagaatctagtatttttagaaagttacccaaacgagatgaaattggtatggaatcgaagaggaagttgcaaggattccaaatatgtaatttgttttgaagaacgcttgctatatcggatttagatgatgaatttaagttgagtgagttgagagaaaatggaagtatcaaaGATGAAAGAGGGAGGTGAATGAGTGAGTGGAGGagaaaggtttgactagttgacctagtcaaatctttggtctcttggcaagtttagtccctcaagtttaaaagcgggtgcgtgagttacctaaacgaaatattttaaaacgcgtataaacgaaagatgttataaatatataatggactttaaaataaataaacggaaagtaaacagaaaaaggcgggatgttacagatggtttGCAGCCGCAAAGAGGCTGATGATTTGTATGAACAAGCCAAATCAGAGATTAGCGAGATTCCCATCTCTCAAATTATTGTTATTAGCAAGAACAGGGATGCTACTGCCGAGGCCATCATGAAGCTTTACCTCGGCAAAATTGATGATGAACAAGCGCAGTAGTTTTCGCGCTTATGTGTTGTAACAGTTAACGCAGCTGTCTCTATattctattaatataaattaagtTTCCTTTATAATAATCAATTGCAATTGTTTATTTTCATAGCGATTTGTTTCCACTTATATTCGTAATTgatagacttgtcctttgcaatttcaacatttattattgtgcacataataaatatttacttctgcgaaacaatcttttaattgTATAATCCATATATCTTACGAATTTTCCAAGTCCGCCGAAATGATCCTTGGGTAAAATGTTGCGTTTAAAATATGCCAAATGTGTTATATCGAAACATCTAAGTTGCGCAGATTCACAACTTAGGAAAATAACTTAATATATACAAGTTCCATCATTTCGCTAACACTTGAAAAATATGTTCCTTATGGCGGCCTTTTCCTTCGCTATTACCAATATTTACGCGTTTAAGTATCTGCATGGACTTTAACCATTTTTGCAAACAATATTAAACCACAAACAAAATATCATTCCTTATGTAAAAAGTAAACATGCATTATTCAACTGCAAATAATTGCATACAAATTTCTGATTACAGAATTACAACAAAATTTCTGAATTTCTCTACGCGTAAATCATTGCGCAACCAACAACGTATGCTTAATATCTTTTCAACAGCGTAGCACGCCATGCATTAGGGATGATTCGTCCGTCGATTTTTGCGAGCTTGTAAGAACCAATCACGTTTATTGCTATTATTTGGTAGGGTCCTTCCCAATTGGGTACCAATTTACCAACGTTTTCTACGCGGCTTGCTTCATTATTGCGTAAAACCCACTCGCCAACATCGAAGGCTAAAGCACGCACCtttttgttataatattttgcaATCTGTTGCTTGTTGTTTGCTTCTTTTATTGCAGCCATTAATCTGCGTTCCTCCACAAAATTCAAATTTTCACATAATGTATCATCATTCGCACAAAAATTTTCACATAATGCTGCCCTATGTGTTGGCACAAAAAATTCTGCGGGAATCATTGCCTCTGAGCCATACACAAGACAAAAGGGTGTTTCGCCAGTACTTTTCTTAAACGTTGTGTGATGAGCCCACAACACATTGGATAGTTCATCAACCAATCCAGTCCACTTTTCATTTAAGCATTTTTTTAGTTCCACTAACAATATCGCGATTAGTTACTTCGCACAATCCATTGGCTTGTAGGTGCGCAACAGATGTAAATTTTTGCACGGTGTTTAATTCTTCGCACCAACTATTAAATGGATCTTTCGCTATCTGTGTACCATTCTCACTAACAATTTCACGTGGTATGCCAAATCTGTAAATGAtatattcccatacaaaattttgcgcttgcactcttgtaattgtGCGTAGTGCCTTTGCTTCCACCTATTTGGTGAAATAATCAATTACCACAATCAGGAATTTCACGTTTCCTGCTCCCAAAGGAAATGGCCCTATAATATCAATTGCCCATTTATAGAATGGCCACGGTGAGTTCACTGGAATCATATCATGCCTTGATTTTCTGTTATGTGGCGCATGCCTTTGACAACTTTTGAACCTTTTTACTATTTTTTCCACATCGCGATATAGAGTTGGCCAAAAGTAGCCCAACCGAATAATTTTAGCCGCAATAGTCTTATATCCAGAATGCAATGCACAAGAACCGCTATGAATCTCTTCAATGATCATCTATGCCTCTGCGGGCCCAACAAAGCGCATTAATGACCCGTTGTAAGGTTTGCGATACAATATATCATTTTCAATGGTATAGATAGGCGACCTTATGTGCATTAATCTTGCCTCATCTTTATCTTCTGGCAGTATGTTATTACGCAGATTTTCAATGATTGGGTTCATCCAATTTGGTTGCACTTCTTCAATGGCCGCAACGACTAACCCGCCATCAATTACTTTGTTGGGCAATTCTTCCACCCAAACTTGCTTTTGAAAATGCAAAAAGGTTAAGGCTGCAAGTTTGTTTAATGCATCTGCCTTTTTTTTTGGCTTATTGAAACTTGTGCGAGCTCAAAATGCTCAAACTTCACTGTAGTTTCTTTTAGCAACTTTAAATACTTTTGTATAGAAAGCTCATGTGCATCAAAGGAGCTATTAAACTGATTAAAAACCAACTGCGAATCAACATATGTGCGCAACTTTGTGATGTTCAATTTAAGCACAATGTTTAATCCAGCAAGCAACGCCTCATATTCAGCTTCATTATTTGTAACATCAAAATTAAAAcgtagcgcatatgtatgctcCTCCCCACTTGGGCTTGTAAAAAttaaacccgcacctgcaccttctacgcatgatgcaccatcagtaaacAAATCCCATGTTTCTCCTTGAACAGGCTTCAATTTTGTTTTTTCATGAATTACTTCCAACTCGCCTgtcatttcagcaagataatccgcCAAATCTTGCCCCTTTACTGAAATTCGCGGTAGATAAGTTATTTCATAGGATCCTAATTCAATTGCCCATTTAGCAAGCCTTTCAGATATTTCAGGCTTGTTTAGAACTTGTTTAACTGATAAATTAGTTAAGACATGAACAGGATGCCCTTGAAAATACCTCCGCAGTCTTCTAGAAGTTagaagtaatgcatacacaaattTTCCAATTGGCGCGTAATTGATTTCACTGCCCGTAAGTGCTTTACTTACAAATTAAATTGGCTTCTGTGGTTTCTTGCGTTCCGTAATCAATACAAAGCCAAATGCTTCGTTCGCAATCGAAATGTAAAGATATAGAAATTCGCCTTTTACTGGCGCAGTTAATGTAGGTAACGTTGCTAACAATTCCTTCATCTCCTGAAACACACTGTCCGCTTCTGCAGTCTATAAAAAAATTTTCTGATTTAAAAATCCATTTAGCCTTTTAAAGAAAGGCAATTGTCTTTCGCAGATTTTGAAATGTTTCCGCAATATCTTGCAACATTTGATCTTGCGCTTTACTTTTTATTACCAAATCATCCACGTGCGCCTTAAGATTGCGCCCAATTTGACTTTCGAATGCGCTATCTATCAAGCGTTGATATGTAGCGCCAACATTCTTAAGTCCAAATGGCATCTTGATATAGCAATATATGCCCTTTCCTGTATGAAACACAGTTTTGTCTTCATCCTCTTCTGCCATTGGTATTTTATGATATCCTTTGTAAGCATCTAGAAAACACTTAAAAGGATACTCATTTAGCAATTCAGCTTTTCAGTCTATTTCTGGCAGCGGATAGTTATCTTTGGGGCATGCTTTGTTGATATCTTTGAAATCAATGCACATTCGCCACGATCCATCGGGTTTTTTTTAACATGCAATGGGTTCGAaacccatgtttgatattttacttCACGTAGAATGCCTGCTTTAACAAGTTTAGTTACTTCTCTATACAGCAATTGCATGCGGTCTGGAGCCATGCGCCTATGCTTATGCGCTTTTGAATTATTGGTTTTAACGCGGGATTTGCATTAAGTCTATGTTCCGCAATCTTTcatggaacaccggtcatatcttGTTCGCACCACGTAAAGACATCCATATTTGCAATAAGCAGTTGCACTAACCGCTGTTTAACATCCGCATCTAAATTGCTGCCATTTTTGATTGTTTGTTCTTGATAAGCATGGTTTATGACAACCAAATTATCTTCCGAGCCAGCATTTGCATTTACTGCGCCTTTTATGTTAACATTTGCACAAATTGGTTGTACTATCGTAGAATTCATAGTTGCAACACCCTTACATGCTGCAAACTTTATCATTCCGTGTATGGTTGAAGGAATTATTCCAAACTTCAATAATGCAGCATGTCCCAGTAACATATTTTAGCGCGAAGCAGAGCGCATAACATACAAATCCAACCATGCTTGACGCATAAACTTTGCATCTGTTTCATCAACAAGCTCAATTTTGAGTGGCAGTTGCCCAACCAGCCATGCGAATTCTCCTGCAAAACCAGATATCGAAACTGCAGTAGGTATCGGCCATATGGTAGCTTGCGGAAGCATTGTTCATACATGATGTCCACGCTGCTTCCCGTGTTCACATGCACTTTCATAATTGTGATTCCAGTGTTTGCAATTTTGCAAGATACAATTACCGGCAAATCAATCATGTCGTAATTCTGCGTTGGCGGAAACATTATTGGTGCAAGTCACCATTTTTCAAGCGTTTCCATAGCTTTTCTTTTATGAGATTTCTTTCGCTTATGAACCATGCCTACTATTTTTGCTTACTGTGCTTGTCGCTTATTTACACAAACCAACTCATCTCTGCGCGAATTTGGCTCTACTGACCAGTTTTGCCTTGATTTTACAAGATTGTTAGCCTTTGAATCGTTTTTAAATCTGTTATCTCGTCGATATTGAAGCATTACTAATTTCAAAGTTCTCTTAATAACTGCGTTGTCATTTGACTTTTTCATTGTATGCACAAATCAAATTATTAAACACTGTAGATGTGTAGACCTGCAAATCATTGATCAAGAACATGATTATAATTGAATTCACAATCAACAGCATTTGATTACGAGAAACAAATTTATCGAATTCAATTTTAATtcatgtcccacggatggcgccaattgatcaatcctaaattagatgtTTAGATCTAATTTAGAAATTtagtgcaatgaggggtggatggtggtgctgataatgtttttgggaccttatgatcaTCTTTTACTTAGATTCAAGTGATTAATCACCATGTCCCAGTTTTGATCGCATTACCTTGGCTTGATTATGATTGGTACTTGGGCGTATTCACAAGTGAACCATAAAAACCAGAGCAATTGCAcaaaatcaacaacctaaaatgagatgccaagctctctatttataggtttgGAATATCTGCGGAGTAACTGTCCGCGCAGCACCGACATATCCGCAATGTTTGTGCGGGACATCTTTTGCAATCTTTCTTTATGCGTAGATCCGCAATGTCATAGCGCAATTCGCAGTTTGCTTATTTCATAGCGCGGTTCTGTTTGCACTTGCGTTTAAGTTGCCCTTTgctcttaaaatatatatatatatatatatatatatatatatatatatatatatatatatatatatatatatatatatatatatatatgatcattgttgttgttgttattatataGCTAATTATTATTGAAAATGGGCCATCAACATTAACGGATACAATTTTCATATACCTTACCTTGAGTAAA of the Rutidosis leptorrhynchoides isolate AG116_Rl617_1_P2 chromosome 5, CSIRO_AGI_Rlap_v1, whole genome shotgun sequence genome contains:
- the LOC139849385 gene encoding uncharacterized protein, with protein sequence MAEEDEDKTVFHTGKGIYCYIKMPFGLKNVGATYQRLIDSAFESQIGRNLKAHVDDLTAEADSVFQEMKELLATLPTLTAPVKGEFLYLYISIANEAFGFVLITELKQVLNKPEISERLAKWAIELGSYEITYLPRISVKGQDLADYLAEMTGELEVIHEKTKLKPVQGETWDLFTDGASCVEGAGAGLIFTSPSGEEHTYALRFNFDVTNNEAEYEALLAGLNIVLKLNITKLRTYVDSQLVFNQFNSSFDAHELSIQKYLKLLKETTVKFEHFELAQQVWVEELPNKVIDGGLVVAAIEEVQPNWMNPIIENLRNNILPEDKDEVEAKALRTITRVQAQNFVWEYIIYRFGIPREIVSENVELKKCLNEKWTGLVDELSNVLWAHHTTFKKSTGETPFCLVYGSEAMIPAEFFVPTHRAALCENFCANDDTLCENLNFVEERRLMAAIKEANNKQQIAKYYNKKVRALAFDVGEWVLRNNEASRVENVGKLVPNWEGPYQIIAINVIGSYKLAKIDGRIIPNAWRATLLKRY